The Babylonia areolata isolate BAREFJ2019XMU chromosome 32, ASM4173473v1, whole genome shotgun sequence genome window below encodes:
- the LOC143276568 gene encoding proteasome subunit alpha type-2-like, producing MTERYSFSLTTFSPSGKLVQIEYALAAVGAGAPSVGIKATNGVVLATEKKQKSVLYDEHSINKVETITKNIGIVYSGMGPDYRVLCRRARKLAEQYKRVYNEQIPTAQLVQRVAAVMQEFTQSGGVRPFGVSLLIAGWDEDEEKPFLYQCDPSGAYFAWKATAMGKNHVNGKTFLEKRYSETLELEDAVHTAILALKESFEGQMTEDNIEIGICNSSGFRRLEPAEIKDYLASVS from the exons cCCATCAGGGAAACTGGTGCAGATTGAGTATGCCCTAGCTGCTGTGGGAGCTGGTGCCCCATCTGTGGGCATCAAAG CGACCAATGGCGTGGTGCTGGCCacggagaagaagcagaagtctGTGCTGTATGACGAGCACAGCATAAACAAGGTGGAGACCATCACCAAGAACATTGGCATTGTCTACAGCGGTATGGGGCCggactacag agtgcTGTGTCGGAGAGCCAGGAAGCTTGCAGAGCAGTACAAGAGGGTGTACAACGAGCAGATCCCCACGGCCCAGCTGGTGCAGCGGGTGGCTGCCGTCATGCAGGAGTTCACCCAGTCGGG GGGTGTGCGTCCCTTTGGTGTGTCGCTGTTGATAGCTGGGTGggatgaagatgaagagaagCCTTTCCTCTACCAGTGTGATCCttct GGAGCGTACTTTGCCTGGAAGGCTACCGCCATGGGAAAGAACCACGTCAATGGGAAGACTTTCCTGGAGAAGAG ATACAGCGAGACACTGGAGCTGGAGGACGCGGTGCACACGGCCATTCTGGCACTGAAGGAAAGCTTTGAGGGGCAGATGACCGAGGACAACATCGAGATCGGCATCTGCAACAGCTCCGGCTTCCGTCGTCTGGAGCCAGCCGAGATCAAAGATTACCTGGCCTCCGTCTCTTAA